From Denitrovibrio acetiphilus DSM 12809, the proteins below share one genomic window:
- a CDS encoding cytochrome c yields MKNIIILLMFTLLIVACAHTVSIPREHPEKLDAMPNCADCHDNELQAFSHTKPAFFKKHGAYAKQERLVCNSCHTESYCSDCHTNNDELKPSEKFPDAPLRNSPHRGDYLTLHRIDGKINAAPCAKCHGRQNNERCATCHQ; encoded by the coding sequence ATGAAAAATATTATTATATTATTGATGTTTACGTTATTGATCGTGGCTTGTGCCCACACAGTTAGCATTCCGCGGGAGCACCCTGAGAAGCTTGATGCTATGCCTAATTGTGCAGACTGTCATGACAATGAACTGCAGGCTTTCAGCCATACTAAGCCTGCATTTTTCAAAAAACACGGTGCATATGCAAAGCAGGAGAGACTTGTCTGTAATTCTTGCCATACTGAATCATACTGCTCTGACTGTCATACAAACAATGACGAGCTTAAGCCGAGTGAGAAATTTCCAGACGCTCCTTTGAGAAACAGCCCACACCGAGGAGACTATCTTACTCTTCACAGGATAGATGGAAAAATTAATGCGGCACCTTGTGCCAAATGTCACGGCAGACAAAACAATGAAAGGTGTGCAACATGTCATCAATGA
- a CDS encoding 4Fe-4S dicluster domain-containing protein, which produces MSELSRRRFIWYAIAVAAGGGGFLLPSVSHSFYGLRPPAALKESTFLATCIKCGQCVQVCPYHSVTLLDMNYGVAAGTPVIKPDERGCYLCDLLPCVLACPSSALDHSVDDAFGVSMGKAYIDNIKDCLSYKESRLTDENIASLTDGKPEKTDVERKLNQTLKSRVSTDCDLCERYCPFPEKENAIGFVSENGKRIPEIREKCVGCGVCVELCPVNIIKIIPVDRRV; this is translated from the coding sequence ATGAGTGAGCTAAGCAGAAGAAGATTTATATGGTATGCAATTGCAGTTGCTGCGGGGGGCGGTGGATTTTTGCTCCCGTCTGTTTCACATAGTTTTTATGGTCTGAGACCTCCTGCGGCTCTTAAAGAGAGCACCTTTCTGGCTACCTGCATCAAATGCGGGCAATGTGTTCAGGTCTGTCCTTATCACAGTGTCACTTTGCTTGACATGAACTACGGAGTGGCGGCGGGAACACCTGTAATAAAGCCGGATGAGCGTGGATGTTATCTTTGTGATTTATTGCCATGCGTGCTTGCCTGTCCTTCAAGTGCACTTGACCACAGCGTGGATGATGCTTTCGGTGTCTCTATGGGCAAGGCTTATATAGATAATATAAAGGACTGTTTGTCATATAAAGAAAGTCGGCTGACAGATGAAAATATTGCAAGTCTCACTGATGGCAAGCCGGAGAAAACAGATGTTGAGAGAAAACTTAATCAAACGCTGAAATCCCGTGTCTCGACAGACTGCGACCTTTGTGAAAGGTATTGTCCATTTCCTGAGAAAGAGAATGCGATAGGGTTTGTTAGCGAGAACGGTAAAAGAATACCGGAAATAAGAGAAAAATGTGTGGGGTGCGGTGTCTGTGTGGAGCTTTGCCCTGTAAACATTATTAAAATAATACCCGTGGACAGGAGGGTTTAA
- the nosZ gene encoding Sec-dependent nitrous-oxide reductase: MSKVRNVFLLFSLFVFVTGASASTLQDIMKQRNLSEKDILAAAKTYQPSGRKDEFITFSSGGQSGQVIVYGVPSMRIYKYIGVFTPEPWQGYGYDNESKKVLEGGNFRGKKITWGDSHHPALTEKNGEYVGDYLFINDKANPRIAVIDLKDFETVQIVTNPIMKSEHGGAFVTPNSEYIIEATQYAAPLDDQWHPIEDYENSFRGALTMWKFDYDKGRINTDKSFSLELPPYMQDLSDAGKGVSNGWGFINSFNSEMYTGGIEKGLPPFEAGMSRNDNDYLHIFNWKILEKLAEDEKNYKIYNGHRVISMEAAIKAGALFLIPEPKSPHGVDVSPDGRFLIVCGKLDTHASVYDFNKIKGLIDKKEFIGKDPYGIPILDMKKTLHGQVELGLGPLHSSFVPEEGVLYTSLYVDSQIVKWDYKNLKVLDRINVHYNIGHVDAMEGKSAKPAGKYVIALNKLSIDRFNPVGPLHPQNHQLIDITGPKMELLYDMPIPLGEPHDVVTIAASKLKPKKTYDMGSDSRTGKPHPDATLAGSERIERNGKNVKVYATMVRSHINPEHITVNKGDVVTIVVTNLERAQDETHGFGVDGMNVHASVEPGKTASVTFVADQEGVFPYYCTEFCSALHLEMMGYLFVKDPDKKYEDIKKTQLKKMSQEELMAEYKKIIATNKATDDVIQSVVKYLKDNNYQKYSSIERLVVDALDQYGKIPEVKAKADDAYNKGNLDEAILWENQVWQYMVKTADVGLRAKNNLARTIATPMSDAAARGELAYLEGGCNGCHVIGQVSSGPDLTGSIWRTNEKWVWEFIKDPAPKYNEPYVKEYIDYFNLRMPNQNMSDKEVDDIVEYMKWIDENADLF; encoded by the coding sequence ATGTCGAAAGTTAGGAATGTATTTTTGCTGTTTTCTCTTTTTGTCTTTGTGACAGGTGCTTCAGCCAGCACATTGCAGGATATTATGAAACAGCGCAACCTGTCAGAAAAGGATATTCTGGCAGCAGCAAAAACTTATCAACCTTCTGGTAGAAAAGACGAATTTATTACCTTTTCTTCCGGTGGTCAATCAGGTCAGGTTATAGTTTATGGTGTTCCCTCTATGAGGATTTACAAGTACATAGGAGTATTTACACCTGAACCGTGGCAGGGTTACGGCTATGATAATGAATCCAAAAAAGTTTTAGAAGGTGGCAATTTCAGAGGGAAGAAAATTACATGGGGAGATTCGCATCACCCTGCTTTGACTGAAAAAAATGGTGAATACGTTGGTGATTACCTTTTCATTAATGATAAAGCCAACCCCAGAATTGCTGTTATTGATCTGAAAGATTTTGAAACAGTTCAGATTGTAACAAACCCAATAATGAAAAGTGAACACGGAGGTGCCTTTGTCACCCCTAACAGTGAATACATTATTGAGGCAACACAATATGCAGCACCTCTTGATGACCAATGGCATCCTATAGAGGACTACGAAAATTCGTTTCGTGGTGCTCTGACTATGTGGAAGTTTGATTATGACAAGGGCAGAATTAATACTGATAAATCTTTTTCACTGGAACTTCCTCCTTACATGCAGGATCTTTCAGATGCAGGTAAGGGCGTTTCCAACGGATGGGGTTTTATAAACTCTTTTAACTCAGAAATGTATACTGGCGGGATTGAAAAAGGTCTTCCTCCTTTTGAAGCAGGTATGAGCCGTAATGACAATGACTACCTTCATATTTTCAATTGGAAAATCCTTGAAAAACTTGCCGAGGACGAGAAAAACTATAAGATCTACAACGGTCATAGAGTTATTTCTATGGAGGCTGCTATCAAAGCAGGCGCTCTTTTCCTTATCCCGGAACCGAAGTCTCCTCATGGTGTAGACGTCTCTCCTGACGGAAGATTTCTGATTGTATGCGGCAAGCTTGATACTCATGCTTCTGTTTATGATTTCAATAAAATCAAAGGTTTGATTGATAAAAAAGAATTTATTGGTAAAGACCCTTACGGTATACCTATTCTGGACATGAAGAAAACACTTCATGGTCAGGTTGAGCTTGGGCTCGGGCCTTTGCATAGTTCTTTTGTGCCTGAGGAAGGTGTTCTTTATACCTCTCTTTACGTTGATTCTCAGATTGTCAAATGGGATTATAAGAATCTTAAAGTTCTCGACAGAATCAATGTTCACTACAACATAGGTCACGTTGATGCTATGGAAGGTAAATCAGCTAAACCTGCTGGTAAATATGTGATTGCACTTAATAAGCTATCCATCGACAGGTTTAATCCCGTGGGACCCCTTCACCCTCAGAACCATCAGCTTATTGATATAACAGGTCCGAAAATGGAACTGCTATACGATATGCCTATTCCTCTTGGTGAACCCCATGATGTTGTGACTATAGCCGCATCAAAACTTAAGCCTAAAAAAACATATGATATGGGTAGCGACTCGCGTACTGGTAAACCGCACCCTGACGCAACTCTTGCCGGCAGCGAACGGATTGAGAGAAACGGTAAAAATGTAAAAGTTTATGCGACCATGGTTCGTTCACACATAAACCCTGAGCATATTACTGTCAACAAAGGTGATGTTGTTACAATCGTTGTGACAAACCTTGAGAGAGCACAGGACGAAACACACGGTTTCGGTGTTGACGGTATGAACGTTCACGCTTCAGTTGAGCCGGGCAAAACGGCAAGTGTAACTTTTGTGGCAGATCAGGAAGGTGTATTCCCATATTACTGTACAGAGTTCTGCTCTGCTCTACACCTTGAGATGATGGGATATCTTTTCGTCAAAGATCCTGACAAAAAGTACGAAGATATCAAAAAAACTCAGCTTAAAAAGATGAGCCAGGAAGAGCTCATGGCTGAATATAAAAAGATAATAGCCACAAATAAAGCGACTGATGATGTCATCCAGTCTGTAGTTAAGTATCTGAAAGATAATAACTATCAGAAATATTCCAGCATTGAAAGGCTTGTAGTTGACGCCCTTGATCAATACGGCAAGATTCCTGAGGTAAAAGCGAAAGCAGATGATGCCTATAATAAAGGCAATCTGGATGAAGCTATCCTGTGGGAAAACCAGGTATGGCAGTACATGGTTAAAACCGCCGATGTCGGACTGCGCGCCAAAAATAACCTTGCGAGAACGATTGCCACTCCGATGAGTGATGCAGCAGCAAGAGGCGAGCTTGCATATCTTGAAGGCGGGTGTAACGGCTGTCATGTTATCGGTCAGGTCAGCTCCGGTCCCGACCTCACAGGTTCAATCTGGCGTACGAACGAAAAATGGGTTTGGGAATTCATCAAAGATCCGGCACCGAAATATAACGAACCTTACGTTAAGGAATACATCGATTACTTCAATCTCAGAATGCCGAACCAGAATATGTCCGACAAAGAGGTGGATGATATAGTGGAGTATATGAAGTGGATTGATGAAAACGCCGATTTGTTCTAA
- a CDS encoding S24 family peptidase, with translation MYKHIGEKIKDLRRIKNYTQVKIADILSITYQTYQHHEKTGNFDSHKIIKIANALGVDYNTIFDLETPASLAKNRYSSPLVSSDVQVYYGNIPPDVINKNAFEFIPVRETESLAGSSVMRITNNKTLRWVCVPNSASNKFCELKAFHIRDDSMEPHLCKGDIAGVCIYKAVPDLNSLNSEFIYFCQLDDNYGTGYTFKKAKVIKEQFLTLIPENRTHDAIVVNLSEENASNPIIGRVVWIWREF, from the coding sequence ATGTACAAACATATTGGTGAAAAAATAAAAGATTTACGAAGAATTAAGAATTATACGCAAGTCAAAATTGCAGATATTCTCAGTATCACTTATCAAACCTATCAACATCATGAAAAAACAGGAAATTTCGATTCACACAAAATTATCAAGATAGCTAATGCATTGGGGGTTGACTACAACACTATCTTTGACCTGGAAACACCTGCTAGCCTGGCAAAAAACCGATACTCGTCACCTCTTGTCTCCTCAGATGTTCAGGTTTATTACGGCAATATTCCGCCGGATGTTATTAATAAAAATGCTTTTGAGTTTATCCCAGTGCGTGAAACTGAATCATTAGCTGGCTCATCTGTAATGAGAATAACAAATAACAAAACTCTCAGGTGGGTATGCGTACCAAACAGCGCATCAAATAAATTCTGTGAATTAAAAGCATTTCACATAAGGGACGACTCTATGGAGCCGCACTTATGTAAGGGCGACATAGCAGGGGTCTGCATATACAAAGCAGTACCTGACCTGAACTCTTTAAATTCTGAATTTATTTATTTTTGTCAGCTTGATGACAACTACGGTACTGGCTACACTTTCAAAAAAGCAAAAGTGATAAAGGAACAATTTTTAACTCTGATCCCTGAAAATAGAACACATGATGCAATAGTAGTAAATTTATCCGAAGAAAACGCCTCCAACCCTATTATTGGGCGTGTAGTCTGGATTTGGAGAGAATTTTAA
- a CDS encoding cytochrome c3 family protein, whose translation MKKVLILTFMVPFIAVASIGPSEINLRETWGVQGTRGDVIFKHEFHQDNNSCTDCHKTDEGGKFKPEGEIKGMTNKNAAHKFCWTCHQSKHLPAVKRCDKCHTK comes from the coding sequence ATGAAAAAAGTTTTGATACTAACTTTTATGGTTCCTTTTATAGCGGTTGCGTCTATCGGACCGTCAGAAATAAATCTCAGGGAGACATGGGGTGTCCAGGGAACCAGAGGAGATGTCATTTTTAAACACGAGTTCCATCAGGATAATAATTCATGTACTGACTGTCACAAAACCGATGAAGGCGGGAAGTTTAAACCTGAGGGTGAAATCAAAGGTATGACCAATAAAAATGCTGCACATAAATTTTGCTGGACATGCCACCAGTCGAAACATCTCCCCGCTGTAAAAAGATGTGACAAATGCCATACGAAATAG
- a CDS encoding succinate dehydrogenase/fumarate reductase iron-sulfur subunit: MKLEIYKYNPDVDNSASYVYVNIDYKDKMTVLEAIQFAHEKTPIHFDYSCHGRACGRCSVVYDGTPVLACITPITDGDHTIEPMKGHTVLRDLIIDKSEAHADLSQRYRRTRAVNLTEEQIETIYDTSVAEQISAIEWCTRCMMCTAMCPAYKANPSTYVGPAAMLATAYRYYDPYDEGSRVNEAVQSGLWNCIMCGQCDYVCPQKEIERVSQIWKDLREAATDAGLGNES; encoded by the coding sequence ATGAAACTGGAAATATACAAATATAATCCTGATGTTGATAATTCAGCTTCGTATGTTTACGTAAATATTGACTATAAAGATAAAATGACCGTTCTTGAAGCGATTCAGTTTGCACATGAGAAAACACCTATCCATTTTGATTACAGCTGCCACGGGCGTGCCTGCGGAAGATGCTCTGTTGTGTATGACGGCACACCTGTTCTTGCCTGTATAACACCAATAACAGATGGGGATCATACTATTGAGCCGATGAAAGGACACACTGTCCTGCGTGACCTTATTATTGATAAAAGCGAGGCTCATGCAGACCTTAGCCAGCGTTACAGAAGAACCAGAGCGGTTAACTTGACTGAAGAGCAGATAGAAACAATCTATGATACAAGTGTGGCGGAGCAGATTAGCGCTATTGAGTGGTGCACAAGATGTATGATGTGTACTGCCATGTGCCCTGCTTATAAAGCCAACCCTTCAACGTATGTAGGTCCTGCTGCAATGCTTGCAACAGCGTATCGTTATTATGACCCTTATGATGAAGGAAGCAGAGTGAATGAGGCCGTTCAATCAGGTCTCTGGAACTGTATAATGTGTGGACAGTGTGACTATGTCTGTCCTCAAAAAGAGATAGAGAGAGTCTCACAAATATGGAAGGACCTCCGTGAAGCCGCGACAGATGCGGGGCTTGGAAACGAATCTTAA
- a CDS encoding NifB/NifX family molybdenum-iron cluster-binding protein — MRICFPVCCNIGLDSLLFDSFSCAPEYVIADTKSMKVITVSNIGQILQYGTCDPVEERDGFEIDIAIIKSIGDALLHKLNSVDISVFQAQREDVGGNINMLLTGNLVQLISDKGYQHIHV, encoded by the coding sequence ATGAGAATCTGCTTTCCGGTATGTTGTAACATAGGTCTTGACAGCCTGCTTTTTGACAGCTTTTCCTGTGCTCCAGAGTATGTGATAGCTGATACAAAAAGCATGAAGGTGATAACTGTTAGCAATATTGGACAGATATTACAGTATGGGACATGTGATCCTGTTGAAGAACGCGATGGCTTTGAGATTGATATAGCCATAATAAAATCCATAGGGGATGCATTGCTCCACAAACTAAATAGTGTGGATATAAGTGTATTCCAAGCACAACGGGAAGATGTTGGCGGTAACATTAATATGTTGCTGACCGGAAATCTGGTACAGCTTATCTCGGATAAAGGATATCAACATATTCATGTCTGA
- a CDS encoding nitrous oxide reductase family maturation protein NosD: MAIRLLFAVLLTITQAAYAGVLQEAIDNAPEGSTLVLGKGTYRGNIVINKQINIDGIDGGAVIVGDGTGTVITVNSSYVTLQNLSVRGSGDNHDFIDSCIAVKNADVVKIHDNKISDCLFGVNLEQVNRSVVENNRIESKPFSLGLRGDGIRLWYSHLNVIRSNISNNVRDTVFWYSSGNQIESNTVTNSRYSLHFMYADRNVVYNNTFNGNSVGAFFMFSHSSRVQKNKMLRGVGAFGIGIGMKECSDFLITDNTVLYNARGMYVDQSPHQPGMTNIYNNNQVMYNSVGIQFHGTTIESSFEGNTFKGNITDLSNNSLESKLELNKWLMNDWDAYEGFDFDGDGFGDTPMVVMSYADSIWQYRPSAKFFYGTPALSLLDFLARLLPFSEPQILGVDEKPVMERTYE, encoded by the coding sequence ATGGCTATACGTTTACTTTTCGCTGTATTGCTGACAATCACGCAAGCTGCTTATGCAGGTGTACTTCAGGAAGCTATAGATAATGCTCCGGAAGGCTCCACTCTTGTTCTGGGGAAAGGCACATACAGGGGAAACATAGTAATAAACAAACAAATTAATATTGACGGCATTGATGGCGGTGCAGTGATTGTTGGCGATGGAACGGGAACTGTTATAACAGTGAACTCCAGCTACGTTACGCTTCAAAACCTTTCAGTGCGTGGAAGCGGTGATAATCATGATTTTATAGATTCATGCATCGCCGTGAAAAATGCTGATGTAGTAAAAATACATGACAACAAAATATCAGACTGCCTGTTTGGTGTAAATCTTGAACAGGTCAACAGGTCTGTTGTTGAAAATAACAGGATCGAGTCAAAGCCGTTCAGTCTCGGACTGCGTGGGGACGGAATAAGGCTCTGGTACAGTCACTTAAACGTAATACGTTCTAACATATCAAATAATGTCCGTGATACTGTCTTCTGGTATTCCAGCGGAAACCAGATCGAAAGCAACACTGTTACAAACAGCAGGTACTCACTACATTTCATGTATGCAGACAGAAACGTAGTATACAACAACACTTTTAATGGAAATTCTGTCGGAGCCTTCTTTATGTTCAGCCATTCGTCAAGGGTTCAGAAAAACAAAATGCTCAGGGGAGTGGGAGCCTTCGGCATAGGGATAGGCATGAAGGAGTGCTCAGATTTCTTAATTACTGATAACACCGTTTTGTATAACGCCAGAGGCATGTATGTTGACCAGTCTCCCCATCAGCCGGGTATGACCAATATCTATAATAACAATCAGGTAATGTACAATTCCGTTGGGATACAGTTTCACGGAACAACAATCGAAAGCAGTTTCGAAGGAAATACTTTTAAAGGCAACATAACAGATCTCTCAAACAACTCGCTAGAGTCAAAGCTTGAGCTCAACAAATGGCTCATGAACGACTGGGACGCATACGAGGGGTTTGACTTTGATGGTGACGGTTTCGGCGACACCCCTATGGTCGTAATGTCTTACGCTGATTCAATATGGCAGTACAGACCGTCAGCAAAGTTTTTCTATGGAACGCCGGCACTCAGTCTGCTTGATTTTCTGGCTCGGTTATTACCCTTTTCTGAGCCTCAGATTTTAGGTGTTGATGAAAAACCGGTCATGGAGAGAACTTATGAGTGA
- a CDS encoding sigma-54 interaction domain-containing protein, giving the protein MKKQIPVDFISMKCYFKESHSLFNLCSVGKTLFKKDTALQLPKVAKDKYPYDNVFTDIDAQNLCGNDLFTSLPVHGYSFLVLQCTYADQSLGFVSLGVKGENIYTEKHKELVRVLISPFTKVLCSEVINKNIYSYNSTTITAKTLKDMAIRDKRYTFPESKNDENTINEGCLHNLFESAKNVAKFSTSVLITGETGVGKEVFANYIHRNSTRNNEPFIKVNCGTIPENLIDNELFGHEKGAFTGADSTQKGRFELADKGTLFLDELAELPLNCQAKLLRVVQFGEFERLGGTKTIKVNVRIIAATNKDLIQMIEDGDFREDLYWRINVFPLKIPPIRERKKDIPDLITCLIMKICKRLEITEPPVISPDQMEKIIQYDWPGNVREMENFLEREIIQNFGSAQAIELKISDLDSTERHKQPDKNAACNKDMDNMMREHILKILEQTKWRISGTKGAASLLKMHPNTLRHRMKKLGLL; this is encoded by the coding sequence ATGAAGAAACAGATTCCTGTCGATTTCATAAGCATGAAGTGCTATTTCAAAGAATCCCATTCGCTTTTCAACTTATGTTCAGTAGGTAAAACACTTTTCAAAAAGGACACTGCATTACAGCTTCCTAAAGTCGCTAAAGACAAGTATCCATATGATAATGTTTTCACAGACATTGACGCGCAGAACTTATGTGGAAATGATCTTTTTACTTCTCTGCCTGTACATGGTTATTCTTTTCTTGTTCTGCAGTGCACATATGCAGACCAAAGCCTTGGATTCGTATCTCTCGGGGTCAAAGGAGAGAACATATATACAGAAAAACATAAAGAGCTCGTAAGAGTTCTTATCTCACCATTCACTAAAGTTTTATGCAGTGAGGTCATAAACAAAAATATATACAGCTATAACTCTACTACTATCACTGCCAAAACTTTAAAAGATATGGCCATCAGGGACAAAAGATACACTTTCCCAGAAAGTAAAAATGATGAAAACACCATCAATGAAGGGTGCCTGCATAATTTATTCGAATCAGCTAAGAATGTGGCGAAATTTTCAACCTCAGTTCTAATTACAGGTGAAACCGGCGTTGGAAAAGAAGTCTTTGCAAACTACATCCATAGAAACTCCACACGTAATAATGAACCTTTCATAAAAGTTAATTGCGGAACAATCCCTGAAAATTTAATAGACAATGAACTCTTCGGGCACGAAAAAGGGGCTTTTACTGGTGCTGACTCGACACAAAAAGGACGCTTTGAACTGGCAGATAAGGGCACTCTATTCCTTGACGAGCTGGCAGAGCTGCCGCTGAACTGTCAGGCAAAATTATTAAGAGTAGTACAGTTTGGTGAATTTGAGAGACTTGGAGGAACCAAAACAATAAAAGTGAATGTAAGGATTATCGCTGCAACAAATAAAGACCTCATCCAAATGATAGAAGACGGTGACTTTAGAGAGGATTTATACTGGAGAATAAATGTTTTTCCACTGAAAATTCCACCAATAAGGGAACGAAAAAAGGATATCCCTGATCTTATCACCTGCCTCATAATGAAGATATGTAAAAGATTGGAAATTACCGAACCTCCTGTTATAAGTCCCGACCAAATGGAAAAAATTATACAGTATGATTGGCCTGGGAATGTCAGAGAAATGGAAAATTTTCTAGAAAGAGAAATAATTCAAAACTTCGGCAGCGCTCAAGCAATAGAACTTAAAATATCTGATCTCGATTCCACCGAGCGACATAAGCAGCCAGACAAAAATGCCGCTTGCAATAAAGATATGGATAATATGATGCGAGAACATATTTTGAAAATTCTTGAGCAAACAAAATGGCGAATCAGTGGTACAAAAGGAGCCGCTTCGCTGTTGAAGATGCACCCAAACACTCTCAGGCACAGGATGAAAAAACTAGGTTTATTATAG
- a CDS encoding FAD-dependent oxidoreductase produces MGNKDNKFEKGGITRRSFLKYGGIAAASLAVACGGSGGSSGSSDSSGSDNGISYKVFSTDLLFIGGGFGAMSAGYEAVKNNKNITILDKGPFRASGGAGMNWDVQYVWYPTTDDNNGINIAGYKADSGLKFVTNKKAIQNADLTDPNRSALEFFGNRGELFPYREEDGSLEYDLNYPTIAMVPGGYPRHIQDELIKSTLVNVSDRTMVTSLLMEDGVCVGAVAVHLPTGEYRIYKADAVILAAGANCWLNGWNTVAANSMNSPDNTSDVEMAAYRLGARVGESEFGSYDLISIYPSGIAYSFNAGLGADANENQYILDADHVAFLQDAKYDQTRFLTDRPYFNQCVGEYMTDESKLTPNGGLYLDLSDPATLEEIRPCYSRSAQLWKDNFDIDVTNGAYVEIGFEMYEHGGAPVIDEKMMTDIPGLFCTRGAGINGERGGTAEYMNIRMGSYTLRSALEYIDGYSNNTSDYSSAIEEFERLEEIRKRSAKSGLRPHVVRQNIQKAVGPAFSVVRTTEKLEAASAELARIRAEDLPNQICADNSKTYNTEWRMAIENYNMIEIAEMAINATLMREESRGYYRPEYPDKDDENWGCMLAAKLVDGEMEFEKVFFDDISWDNVTWES; encoded by the coding sequence ATGGGCAACAAAGATAATAAATTTGAAAAAGGCGGCATCACCCGCCGGAGCTTTTTAAAGTACGGAGGGATCGCTGCTGCAAGCCTCGCTGTTGCATGCGGTGGAAGCGGTGGTTCCAGTGGAAGCTCAGATTCATCTGGTTCTGATAATGGAATTTCTTATAAAGTCTTTTCAACTGATTTGCTTTTCATAGGTGGTGGATTTGGTGCGATGTCTGCTGGTTACGAAGCAGTTAAAAATAACAAAAATATCACTATACTTGACAAAGGTCCCTTCAGAGCCAGCGGAGGAGCCGGTATGAACTGGGATGTCCAGTATGTCTGGTATCCCACTACAGACGATAATAATGGTATAAACATTGCTGGATATAAAGCGGACTCAGGATTGAAATTTGTCACAAACAAAAAGGCAATCCAGAATGCCGACCTTACGGATCCTAACAGGTCTGCACTGGAGTTTTTTGGTAACAGAGGCGAACTTTTTCCATACCGAGAGGAAGATGGCTCTCTTGAATATGATCTAAATTATCCTACTATTGCTATGGTTCCCGGTGGCTATCCACGTCATATACAAGATGAGCTTATTAAATCAACGTTAGTTAATGTAAGCGATAGAACAATGGTCACAAGCCTTCTTATGGAAGACGGAGTGTGCGTAGGAGCTGTTGCTGTCCACCTGCCAACCGGTGAGTATCGTATTTATAAAGCTGATGCAGTAATACTCGCAGCAGGTGCGAACTGTTGGCTCAATGGCTGGAATACAGTTGCAGCTAACAGTATGAACTCTCCCGACAATACATCTGATGTAGAAATGGCTGCATATCGTCTTGGTGCCAGAGTCGGTGAGTCTGAATTTGGATCTTACGACCTGATATCCATTTATCCTTCAGGCATTGCGTATTCGTTTAATGCAGGTCTCGGAGCAGATGCAAACGAGAACCAGTATATTCTCGATGCTGATCATGTAGCATTTCTTCAAGATGCAAAATATGATCAGACCCGTTTTCTGACTGACCGCCCGTATTTCAACCAATGCGTTGGTGAGTACATGACTGACGAGAGTAAACTGACTCCGAACGGAGGACTTTACCTTGACCTGTCAGATCCTGCTACTCTTGAGGAGATACGTCCTTGTTACTCAAGAAGTGCACAGCTCTGGAAGGATAATTTTGACATAGACGTTACGAATGGTGCCTATGTGGAAATTGGTTTTGAAATGTATGAACATGGCGGCGCGCCTGTTATTGATGAAAAAATGATGACAGATATTCCCGGACTTTTCTGTACCCGTGGTGCAGGCATAAACGGTGAAAGAGGGGGAACCGCAGAATATATGAATATAAGAATGGGATCCTACACTCTGCGCTCCGCACTTGAATATATTGATGGTTATTCGAACAATACATCTGATTATTCCTCAGCGATAGAGGAGTTTGAAAGATTGGAAGAGATAAGAAAGAGGTCAGCAAAAAGTGGTCTCCGCCCTCACGTAGTACGTCAGAATATTCAGAAGGCTGTAGGACCTGCATTCAGTGTTGTTCGTACTACTGAAAAACTTGAAGCTGCAAGTGCTGAACTTGCCAGGATTAGAGCGGAAGATTTGCCAAATCAGATTTGTGCTGATAATTCAAAAACTTATAATACCGAGTGGAGAATGGCTATCGAAAACTACAATATGATTGAGATTGCAGAGATGGCAATTAATGCAACTCTCATGCGTGAAGAATCCCGTGGTTATTACCGTCCAGAGTATCCCGATAAGGATGATGAGAACTGGGGATGTATGCTCGCTGCCAAGCTTGTTGACGGCGAAATGGAATTCGAAAAAGTCTTTTTTGATGACATCTCTTGGGACAACGTTACCTGGGAATCTTAA